The genome window CTTCTATGAGAGAGCTTTTTCTGAAGTTTCAGTAACAAGAATAGTTGTGTTTCTCCTGAGcaacttgttttgcttttttatatgGACAGTGTGAATCATGGACTGATAGTGTGTATCCTACTTCTGTGTCAAGGGTGGCTTGGTCAGACCTGTTTGAAATTCTCTGCTTAAGTTGGAGTCAAAGCCACTCAAGGATCAAATAGTTTTATAGACCTGTTTAATCCTTAACTATTAGAAAGAACTGGCCACCATGTCAAACTCTGCCCTTCCTTACAGTATTTAGTGAATTACTCCCTTCTCTATTCACTAGTTCATAACTGGGGGTGTGCATACATCCTTGGCATAAGATGCAAAGAAGGGGGTGGTAGTGAGATGCCTTTTCTGGGGATACAAAATGTACCAGATTTGTTTGGAACATACATCATTGAAAACAAATTAAGCCGTAACTGCAATTCATCAATAGAGAATTTATGGGTAATCACAATTTGCATAAGCCCTAATCTCTCGTATATAACTTGCTGGCAAGGTATTTATTCCAGGGCTTTAGCTGTGAGTTTGCTAGGTTTAAGTTGGGCTGTCATGCTGTCATGGCTTACTTTGAATTGACATGTTGCAGGATATTTCTTGACATGTACACAGATGACAGGATGGCATGTGATGTGCCTTTGTTTTAATTCAGTTAGCCACTGGTTTTTAATGTCTGGGTTATATTTTACTTCCAAAGCAAAAAATCTGCGACACCTCTGGAATACTACGTGAGAATTTTGGGGTGCCATGTCGAAGAAACGCAAATGGGACGATGACTATGTTCGTTACTGGTTCACCTGCACAACGGAGGTTGATGGAACTCAGCGCCCACAGTGTGTATTGTGTAACTCTGTATTTTCAAACGCTGACCTCCGACCATCAAAACTGTCTGACCATTTTAACAGACAGCATGGTGGTATAGGTGGGCACGATCTCAATAGCCTGAAACATGTGCCAACACCATCTGATCAGAGTGAAACCCTGAAAGCATTTGGAGTTGCATCTCAGGAGGATACCTTACTACAGGCATCATATCAGTTTGCGTATTTATGTGCCAAGGAGAAGAATCCTCATACAATAGCTGAAAAATTAGTGAAACCTTGTGCCCTGGAAATAGCACAAATAGTTTTGGGACCAGATGCACAAAAGAAGCTTCAGCAGGTATCCTTATCAGATGATGTGATCCATTCTAGGATTGATGAAATGAGCCAGGATATCTTACAGCAAGTTCTAGAAGATATCAAAGCCAGTCCTCTTAAAGTGGGTATTCAGCTTGCTGAGACAACAGACATGGATGACTGCAGTCAGCTAATGGCATTTGTGCGATACATAAAGGAAAGAGAGATCGTAGAAGAATTCCTGTTCTGTGAACCATTGCAGTTAACAGTGAAGGGAAAAGCTGTGTTCAATCTGTTCAGAGACTTCTTTTTGAAGCATAAGATAGCACTCGATGTATGTGGCTCTGTTTGTACTGACGGTGCCTCTTCTATCCTAGGAGAAAATTCAGAATTTGTTTCCTGTATGAAAAAAGAGGTACCTCATATCGTGATCACACATTGTTTGTTGAACCCTCATGAACTTGTTACAAAGACACTGCCTACAAAACTGAGGGATGCTCTTTTTACTGTGGTGAGGGTAATAAATTTTATCAAAGGGCGAGCTCCAAATCATCGCCTGTTTCAGgctttttttgaagaaattggaATAGAGTATAGTGTTCTCCTTTTCCATACTGAAATGAGGTGGCTTTCCCGAGGCCAAATACTTACTCATATTTTCGAAATGTATGAAGAAATAAATCAGTTTCTTCACCACCAAAGCAGCAATTTAGTTGATGGCTTTGAAAACAAAGAGTTTAAAATTCACCTAGCATACCTTGCAGATTTATTCAAACACCTAAATGAACTTAGTGCATCTATGCAAAGGACTGGAATGAACACAGTATCAGCTAGAGAGAAGTTGTCTGCTTTTGTTAGGAAGTTTCCATTTTGGCTAAAACGaattgagaaaagaaattttaccAACTTTCCTTTTCTTGAAGAAATTGTTGTTTCAGATAATGAAGCAATATGCATTGCAGCTGAAATAACAGTGCACCTGCAACAGTTGAGCAACTTCTTCCACGGATATTTCTCTGTTGGAGATCTTGATGAGGCAAGTAAATGGATACTGgatccatttctttttaatttggacTTTGTTGATGATGGCTATTTAATGAAAAATGATCTTGCTGAATTACGAGCTAGTGGCCAAATCCTAATGGAATTTGAGACAATGAAGCTTGAGGATTTCTGGTGTGCTCAATTCACAGTGTTTCCAAGCCTAGCAAAGACAGCTCTAAAAATCCTTATACCGTTTGCAACTACATATCTTTGTGAGTTGGGATTTTCATCACTcttgcattttaaaacaaagtccagAAGCTACGTGACTATGAGTGATGACATCCGTGTGGCTATTTCAAA of Delphinus delphis chromosome 3, mDelDel1.2, whole genome shotgun sequence contains these proteins:
- the FAM200C gene encoding protein FAM200C, with the translated sequence MSKKRKWDDDYVRYWFTCTTEVDGTQRPQCVLCNSVFSNADLRPSKLSDHFNRQHGGIGGHDLNSLKHVPTPSDQSETLKAFGVASQEDTLLQASYQFAYLCAKEKNPHTIAEKLVKPCALEIAQIVLGPDAQKKLQQVSLSDDVIHSRIDEMSQDILQQVLEDIKASPLKVGIQLAETTDMDDCSQLMAFVRYIKEREIVEEFLFCEPLQLTVKGKAVFNLFRDFFLKHKIALDVCGSVCTDGASSILGENSEFVSCMKKEVPHIVITHCLLNPHELVTKTLPTKLRDALFTVVRVINFIKGRAPNHRLFQAFFEEIGIEYSVLLFHTEMRWLSRGQILTHIFEMYEEINQFLHHQSSNLVDGFENKEFKIHLAYLADLFKHLNELSASMQRTGMNTVSAREKLSAFVRKFPFWLKRIEKRNFTNFPFLEEIVVSDNEAICIAAEITVHLQQLSNFFHGYFSVGDLDEASKWILDPFLFNLDFVDDGYLMKNDLAELRASGQILMEFETMKLEDFWCAQFTVFPSLAKTALKILIPFATTYLCELGFSSLLHFKTKSRSYVTMSDDIRVAISKKVPRFSDIIEQKLQLQKSL